In Thermococcus sp., one genomic interval encodes:
- a CDS encoding integrase — translation NQRLALRSLAKYMYEAKIITKEEYEAIKNCVKLKRTNNIDTRVYSDKELTSILRRLTNRKHSLFLRLVVESGLRRSHAISAWEKLRKGEYTTMGEFAYTELNIRNKTKQAFVCFCSRELADAIHEMNEPISYNIAENVGKRQRILYNGIRKWWYTTALDVGIDSNVADFLQGRAPTSIGARHYLDALRLAKKQYPKLLQAIRERIYSSL, via the coding sequence GAATCAACGACTCGCACTCAGAAGCCTTGCAAAATACATGTACGAGGCAAAAATCATCACAAAAGAAGAATACGAAGCAATAAAGAACTGTGTCAAACTCAAAAGGACAAATAACATCGACACAAGAGTCTACAGTGACAAAGAACTCACCAGTATACTCCGCCGGCTCACCAACAGGAAACACAGCCTCTTTCTCCGTCTCGTCGTGGAAAGCGGCCTCCGCCGCTCTCACGCCATTTCAGCGTGGGAAAAACTCAGAAAAGGAGAATACACAACGATGGGAGAATTTGCGTACACAGAACTCAACATTCGGAACAAGACAAAGCAAGCATTCGTCTGTTTCTGCTCCAGAGAGCTTGCAGATGCCATACACGAAATGAACGAGCCCATATCATACAACATCGCAGAAAACGTCGGCAAAAGACAGAGGATACTCTACAACGGCATACGAAAATGGTGGTACACTACAGCACTTGATGTGGGGATAGACTCCAACGTTGCAGACTTTCTCCAGGGAAGAGCGCCCACATCCATTGGAGCTCGCCATTACCTCGATGCACTCAGACTCGCAAAGAAGCAGTATCCCAAGCTCCTGCAAGCCATCAGAGAGCGTATTTACTCGAGCTTATAA